A window of Candidatus Pantoea floridensis contains these coding sequences:
- a CDS encoding acetyl-CoA carboxylase biotin carboxyl carrier protein, whose protein sequence is MDKTAIPLPTLRALARKMQTAGLSSLALDGKHWSVRLTFAATPSAPSPVSAMVPSPEISLITQRIGAPMPGTLLRRHPQSQQDFVAVDQWVQAGDIVALVQVGPLYVPVRSPTNGTIRSLTAEHLSAVEYDEGILTLEPHRSP, encoded by the coding sequence ATGGATAAAACCGCAATACCGCTGCCAACGCTGCGCGCCCTGGCGCGCAAGATGCAAACCGCCGGGTTGAGCAGTCTGGCGCTCGATGGTAAGCACTGGTCGGTGCGGTTAACCTTTGCCGCCACGCCGTCCGCGCCGTCGCCCGTATCCGCGATGGTTCCCTCCCCGGAAATTTCCCTCATAACACAACGTATCGGCGCACCGATGCCCGGCACGCTGCTGCGCCGTCATCCGCAGAGCCAGCAAGATTTTGTGGCGGTCGACCAATGGGTGCAGGCCGGTGACATCGTGGCGCTGGTACAGGTTGGGCCGCTGTATGTGCCGGTACGCAGCCCCACCAACGGCACGATCCGGTCGCTCACGGCTGAACATCTTTCTGCGGTGGAATATGACGAGGGAATTCTGACGCTTGAGCCGCATCGGTCGCCATGA
- a CDS encoding SDR family oxidoreductase, which translates to MPFSDYKTALVTGASAGMGEAIVERLCQEGITVHAVARRKEQLAALADRTGCIPHAIDVSDVSALTALCNDLEIDILVNNAGLSHPGSILEADENVIETQVDVNLRAVLHLCRLLVPGMVARDRGHVFNITSIAAIYNFNGNSVYHATKAGVHALSRQLRVDCYGKRVRITEICPGRVATDIFGNVSGDHEEARRRFIDGFELPQAKDIADCVAFALAAPLAVNIGNIEITPTLQVPGGLSTMRPGDHSA; encoded by the coding sequence ATGCCATTTTCAGATTATAAAACCGCACTGGTGACCGGTGCATCTGCCGGAATGGGCGAAGCGATTGTTGAGCGTTTGTGCCAGGAGGGTATTACCGTGCACGCGGTGGCGCGCCGTAAAGAGCAGCTGGCGGCCCTGGCCGATCGTACCGGTTGCATCCCACACGCCATCGACGTCAGCGACGTCAGCGCGCTCACCGCACTCTGCAACGATCTCGAAATCGACATTTTGGTCAACAACGCGGGCTTATCGCACCCGGGTTCCATCCTCGAGGCGGACGAAAACGTGATTGAAACCCAGGTCGACGTCAATTTGCGCGCGGTACTGCATCTGTGCCGTCTGCTGGTGCCGGGTATGGTAGCGCGCGATCGTGGCCACGTTTTCAACATCACCTCGATTGCCGCCATCTACAACTTCAACGGCAACTCGGTCTATCACGCCACCAAAGCCGGTGTGCACGCCCTTTCGCGCCAGCTGCGCGTGGATTGCTACGGCAAACGCGTGCGCATCACCGAAATCTGTCCGGGCCGCGTCGCCACTGATATTTTCGGCAATGTATCCGGCGATCATGAAGAGGCGCGTCGCCGCTTTATTGATGGCTTTGAGCTGCCGCAGGCGAAAGATATCGCCGATTGCGTCGCTTTCGCGCTCGCCGCACCGCTGGCGGTGAATATCGGCAATATCGAAATCACCCCAACGCTGCAGGTGCCGGGCGGCCTTTCCACTATGCGACCGGGCGACCACAGCGCCTAG
- a CDS encoding amino acid ABC transporter permease — translation MALDFSSVITGQYGQMIVDGTVITLELALGAWLLAMVLALLLVVIRLTENRIAVGLVKAYVSYHRNVPTLIQLMMWYFAIPTLLPEALQMWINNFNAEFLFSLTALGLCQAAYFSEDIRSGLRAIPDGQNEAARALGMSYVRAMQAVILPQGVRNALPAMINHTVLLFKNTSLAMVIGVADLTYVTRDIENQTFRTFESYIVATVGYLFFSLLLMGLGALLARRFHRVYAR, via the coding sequence ATGGCTCTCGATTTCAGCAGTGTGATAACCGGCCAATACGGCCAGATGATCGTTGACGGAACGGTGATCACCCTTGAACTGGCGTTGGGTGCCTGGCTACTGGCAATGGTACTGGCGCTGCTGCTGGTGGTGATCCGCCTGACTGAAAACCGTATCGCCGTCGGCCTGGTAAAAGCTTACGTCTCTTACCACCGAAACGTACCGACGCTGATTCAACTGATGATGTGGTACTTCGCGATCCCCACCTTGCTGCCAGAGGCGTTGCAGATGTGGATCAATAACTTCAACGCCGAGTTTCTGTTTTCCCTCACCGCGCTTGGCCTGTGCCAGGCCGCCTACTTCTCTGAAGATATCCGCAGCGGCCTGCGCGCCATTCCCGATGGGCAGAACGAAGCGGCGCGCGCGCTGGGGATGAGTTATGTGCGCGCCATGCAGGCGGTGATTCTGCCGCAGGGCGTTCGCAATGCGCTGCCGGCGATGATCAACCACACGGTGCTGCTGTTTAAAAATACCAGTCTGGCGATGGTGATCGGCGTGGCGGATCTCACCTATGTCACGCGTGATATTGAGAACCAGACATTCCGCACCTTCGAATCCTACATCGTGGCGACCGTGGGTTATCTGTTCTTCTCCCTGCTGCTGATGGGTCTTGGCGCGCTGCTGGCCCGCCGCTTCCACCGCGTCTATGCGAGGTAA
- a CDS encoding amino acid ABC transporter permease encodes MFEIFTILHDNGMLLLMGQYPNGPIGGVLCTLLISVLAVLLAFPIGVLLGLARLSPWRWLSWPATGWVYLLRGIPLMMVVFWTYFCVPLLIGHNISGFATMLCTLVIYESAYIAEIVRGGIQALPHGQYEASRALGMSHLKTLRLVILPQALFNTLPSLVSQLVSIIKDSTLGYVINVPELTFAANQVSNQLLTKPFQVFAIVALSYYLICFSLTWLANKLEAHIAQKRRQAPPQPASVAPAVMLTKPSSQ; translated from the coding sequence ATGTTTGAGATTTTCACCATTTTGCATGACAACGGCATGCTGCTGTTAATGGGGCAATATCCCAACGGGCCGATTGGCGGCGTGCTCTGTACGCTGCTGATCTCGGTGCTGGCCGTGCTGCTGGCGTTTCCGATTGGTGTGCTGCTGGGCCTGGCGCGTCTGTCGCCGTGGCGCTGGCTGAGCTGGCCCGCTACCGGCTGGGTTTACCTGCTGCGCGGCATTCCGCTGATGATGGTGGTGTTCTGGACTTACTTCTGTGTGCCATTGCTGATTGGCCACAACATCAGCGGATTCGCCACCATGCTGTGTACGCTGGTGATTTATGAGAGCGCCTATATCGCCGAGATCGTACGCGGCGGCATTCAGGCGCTGCCGCATGGACAGTATGAAGCGTCACGCGCGCTGGGCATGAGCCATCTCAAAACTCTGCGCCTGGTGATTCTGCCGCAGGCGCTGTTCAACACGCTGCCCAGCCTGGTGAGCCAGCTGGTGTCGATCATCAAGGACAGCACGCTGGGCTACGTGATTAACGTACCGGAACTGACGTTTGCTGCCAATCAGGTGAGCAATCAGCTGCTGACCAAACCGTTTCAGGTGTTCGCGATTGTGGCGCTGAGCTACTACCTCATCTGCTTCAGCCTCACCTGGCTCGCCAATAAACTTGAAGCGCACATTGCGCAGAAACGCCGTCAGGCTCCACCGCAGCCCGCCAGCGTAGCGCCGGCGGTGATGCTGACTAAACCCTCTTCGCAATAA
- a CDS encoding amino acid ABC transporter ATP-binding protein, with protein MGPMIMFNQVNKWYGAYQALTNLSAEINTGEVVVVCGPSGSGKSTLIRTVNRLEPIDDGQIVFDGIDIHGSSTRLNQLRTRIGFVFQSFNLFPHVSVAENIMMSPMKVLGVKRTEARRQAGELLERVGLSHKADAYPAQLSGGQQQRVAIARALAMKPPVMLFDEPTSALDPEMVGEVLSVMRGLAQEGMTMMCVTHEMNFARDVADTIWFMDQGQILEKSKPEQFFTQPQHPRAQRFLSDLRAH; from the coding sequence ATGGGACCGATGATCATGTTTAATCAGGTCAACAAATGGTACGGCGCCTATCAGGCGCTCACCAACCTGAGCGCCGAGATCAATACCGGCGAAGTCGTGGTAGTGTGCGGCCCTTCTGGCTCCGGCAAATCCACGCTGATTCGTACCGTTAATCGCCTTGAGCCAATCGATGACGGCCAGATCGTGTTTGACGGCATCGATATTCACGGCAGCAGCACGCGCCTCAATCAACTGCGCACGCGCATCGGCTTTGTGTTTCAGAGCTTCAACCTGTTCCCGCATGTTTCCGTGGCCGAGAACATCATGATGTCGCCGATGAAAGTACTCGGCGTGAAGCGCACGGAGGCGCGGCGCCAGGCGGGCGAATTGCTGGAGCGCGTAGGATTATCGCATAAAGCCGATGCCTATCCGGCGCAGCTTTCCGGCGGTCAGCAGCAGCGCGTAGCCATTGCGCGGGCGCTGGCGATGAAACCACCGGTGATGCTGTTTGATGAACCCACCTCAGCGCTCGATCCGGAAATGGTCGGCGAAGTGTTGTCGGTGATGCGCGGTCTGGCGCAGGAAGGGATGACGATGATGTGCGTCACCCACGAGATGAATTTTGCACGTGACGTGGCAGACACCATCTGGTTTATGGATCAGGGGCAGATTCTGGAGAAATCGAAGCCGGAGCAGTTTTTCACCCAGCCGCAGCATCCGCGCGCGCAGCGGTTCTTAAGTGATTTGCGAGCGCATTGA
- a CDS encoding Gfo/Idh/MocA family protein, which translates to MINGINVLNRSLRWGMVGGGGTSQIGYIHRSAATRDNNFTLLAGAFDINAERGRAFGTSLGIDAMRCYADYETMFVAEAARADGIEAVSIATPNNTHFSICRAALNAGLHVVCEKPLCFTAAEADELEKLCIEKKKIIGVTYGYAGHQLIHQAREMIAAGLLGEIRIINMQFAHGFHNEAVELQNESTKWRVDPRFVGPSYVLGDLATHPLFIAETMVPHLQVKRLLCSRQSFVKTRAPLEDNAFVMMEYDNGAVGTMWASAVNSGSMHGQKVRVIGEKASIEWWDEQPNQLRYEVQGEPVQILERGMGYLHQSALADDRIGAGHPEGLFEAWSNLYRRFALAMDASDRGDAAFLQDFWYPGAHAGLMGVRWVEQCVKSADAGAVWVDC; encoded by the coding sequence ATGATCAACGGTATTAACGTTCTGAATCGCTCGCTACGCTGGGGCATGGTGGGCGGCGGCGGTACCAGCCAGATTGGTTACATCCACCGTTCGGCGGCGACGCGCGACAACAACTTTACGCTGCTGGCGGGGGCCTTCGATATCAACGCCGAACGCGGCCGCGCCTTTGGCACCTCGCTGGGCATCGACGCCATGCGCTGCTACGCGGATTATGAAACGATGTTTGTGGCTGAGGCGGCGCGCGCGGACGGCATCGAAGCGGTATCGATCGCCACGCCGAACAACACGCATTTCAGCATCTGCCGTGCGGCGCTAAATGCGGGTTTGCATGTGGTGTGTGAGAAGCCGTTGTGTTTTACCGCCGCCGAAGCCGATGAACTGGAAAAGCTGTGCATCGAGAAGAAGAAAATTATCGGTGTGACTTACGGTTACGCCGGGCATCAGCTGATTCATCAGGCGCGCGAGATGATCGCCGCAGGTTTGCTCGGTGAGATTCGCATCATCAATATGCAGTTCGCGCACGGTTTCCATAACGAAGCGGTGGAGCTGCAGAATGAAAGCACCAAATGGCGCGTCGATCCGCGCTTCGTCGGGCCAAGCTACGTGCTGGGCGATTTGGCAACGCATCCGCTATTTATTGCTGAAACGATGGTGCCGCATTTGCAGGTGAAGCGCCTGCTGTGCAGTCGCCAGAGCTTTGTCAAAACCCGTGCGCCGCTGGAAGATAATGCCTTCGTGATGATGGAGTATGATAACGGCGCGGTCGGCACCATGTGGGCGTCGGCGGTGAATAGCGGTTCGATGCACGGCCAGAAAGTCCGCGTGATTGGTGAGAAAGCCAGTATCGAATGGTGGGACGAACAGCCGAATCAGCTGCGTTATGAAGTGCAGGGCGAGCCGGTGCAGATTCTGGAGCGCGGCATGGGTTATCTGCATCAAAGCGCGCTAGCTGACGACCGTATCGGCGCGGGACATCCGGAAGGCTTGTTTGAGGCCTGGTCAAATCTCTATCGCCGCTTCGCGCTAGCGATGGATGCCAGCGATCGCGGCGATGCGGCTTTCCTGCAGGACTTCTGGTATCCCGGCGCGCATGCTGGCTTGATGGGCGTGCGCTGGGTGGAGCAGTGCGTGAAATCTGCCGATGCGGGCGCGGTGTGGGTGGATTGTTGA
- a CDS encoding TIM barrel protein translates to MSIHIANAPCSWGVDDPNNPFLPPWQKVLSEASQAGYKSIELGPWSYLPVDPAELRQQLEAHDLSLVAGTLFDDLVSEANFPAMVELTHNICRNLSLVPTASKIHADNIPAPYLVIIDFGNPERAKYAGQSDKAPRLSNADWQRMMQHITSLSQIAWNEYGVRAVIHPHAGGCIEFADELQQLVEDIPHDVAGLCLDTGHLYYSGMDPIPYLSRYWHRIDYLHFKDVNDAVWRDVIARGVDFFAACAEGVMCPIGKGAIDYPAVRAFLAARHYQGWITIEQERDPRDAETSLRDVTASLHYLQSIGF, encoded by the coding sequence ATGTCTATTCATATTGCTAACGCGCCCTGTAGCTGGGGCGTTGATGATCCGAACAACCCTTTCCTGCCGCCGTGGCAGAAAGTGCTGAGTGAAGCGTCGCAGGCCGGTTATAAAAGCATTGAGCTGGGACCGTGGAGCTATCTGCCGGTGGATCCTGCCGAGCTGCGTCAGCAGCTGGAAGCGCACGATCTGTCGCTGGTGGCGGGCACCCTTTTTGATGATTTGGTGAGTGAAGCCAATTTCCCGGCGATGGTTGAACTGACGCACAACATTTGCCGTAACCTGTCGCTGGTGCCCACCGCCAGCAAAATTCACGCCGACAACATACCTGCGCCTTATCTGGTGATTATCGACTTCGGCAATCCAGAACGCGCTAAATACGCCGGTCAGTCTGATAAAGCGCCGCGCCTGTCAAACGCTGACTGGCAGCGCATGATGCAGCACATCACTTCGCTGAGCCAGATCGCCTGGAACGAATATGGTGTGCGCGCGGTCATCCACCCGCATGCCGGTGGTTGCATTGAGTTTGCCGACGAGCTGCAGCAGCTGGTGGAGGACATCCCGCACGACGTGGCCGGTTTGTGCCTCGACACTGGTCATTTGTACTACTCCGGCATGGATCCCATTCCCTACCTCAGCCGCTACTGGCATCGCATTGATTACCTGCACTTTAAAGACGTCAACGACGCGGTATGGCGCGACGTGATTGCGCGCGGCGTGGATTTCTTTGCCGCCTGCGCGGAAGGCGTCATGTGCCCGATAGGCAAAGGGGCAATTGATTATCCAGCGGTGCGCGCTTTCCTCGCAGCGCGCCATTATCAGGGCTGGATCACCATCGAACAGGAGCGCGATCCGCGAGATGCCGAGACCAGCCTGCGCGACGTCACCGCCAGCCTGCACTATTTGCAATCGATTGGATTCTGA
- a CDS encoding LacI family DNA-binding transcriptional regulator: MSKITLNVIAAAAGVGVATVDRVLNRRAPVRPATEQKVLEAASRLGYRIGHAPLLQEALPASSVTLRMGFILLAKSYSFYHSLTDALRQQTQLFHPAGSEPLFAWHDIHDVEAVVASLYALAEQVDAIGVVALDHPLIRHAIETVSRQGVRVYALFSNFSPCGHAGYIGLDNQKAGRTAGWVASHLLHQPGSVGVLVGDHRFICQETNEIGFRSYLREQDSTRRVLEPLKTNETIDGGYQATRQLLDDNPDLALIFAPCGGIEGVIHALRQQPQRKVALICHGPVQEGELALIDGTITVMIRNRIDEMVARLTQMVQQHHAAPGEHFTQITLPFDIITRENL; this comes from the coding sequence ATGAGTAAAATCACTCTGAACGTCATCGCCGCCGCCGCAGGCGTGGGGGTGGCAACGGTTGATCGCGTATTAAACCGGCGCGCGCCGGTGCGTCCTGCCACCGAGCAGAAAGTACTGGAAGCGGCCAGTCGCCTTGGTTACCGCATCGGCCATGCGCCGCTGCTGCAGGAGGCACTGCCTGCATCCAGCGTGACGCTGCGCATGGGGTTCATCCTGCTAGCAAAATCCTACTCGTTCTATCATTCGCTCACCGATGCGCTGCGGCAGCAGACACAACTCTTTCATCCAGCCGGCAGCGAACCGCTGTTTGCCTGGCATGATATTCATGATGTTGAGGCTGTCGTGGCGTCGCTGTACGCGCTGGCTGAGCAGGTGGATGCCATTGGTGTCGTGGCGCTGGACCACCCGCTGATTCGCCACGCGATTGAAACCGTGTCGCGCCAGGGAGTGCGCGTTTATGCGCTGTTTTCCAACTTCTCGCCGTGCGGCCACGCCGGTTATATCGGTTTGGATAATCAGAAAGCTGGCCGCACTGCCGGCTGGGTGGCATCGCATCTGTTGCACCAGCCTGGCTCGGTGGGCGTGCTGGTGGGCGATCATCGCTTTATCTGCCAGGAAACCAATGAAATCGGCTTCCGATCCTATCTGCGTGAGCAGGACAGCACCCGACGCGTGCTGGAGCCGCTGAAAACCAATGAAACCATTGATGGTGGCTACCAGGCAACGCGTCAGTTACTCGATGACAACCCTGATTTAGCGCTGATTTTTGCACCCTGTGGTGGCATTGAAGGCGTCATTCACGCGCTGCGTCAGCAGCCACAGCGCAAGGTGGCGTTGATCTGCCATGGTCCGGTGCAGGAGGGCGAGCTGGCGCTGATTGACGGGACCATCACGGTAATGATCCGCAATCGTATCGATGAGATGGTGGCGCGCCTGACGCAAATGGTGCAGCAGCATCATGCTGCACCTGGCGAGCATTTCACACAAATCACCCTGCCGTTCGATATTATCACGCGTGAAAACCTGTAA
- a CDS encoding sugar phosphate isomerase/epimerase family protein: MKIAFDVDVIRDLGITRMVHQVAEWGYKYIEQSPHPQINPFYKHPKASREIMREYKNALNATGLEISSFITVYRWSGPDELRRQAAVKNWKRMIEIAVEMNVQVINTELSGNPNEPEICEEMFYRSMEELLPIFEREGIRVEIQAHPWDFCEHSNETADIVKSFRSENVKYIYSAPHTFYYDKGVGDVKNMLHYAGDDLSHMLIADTMNHTKHCRYIVNPPGVDATIHQHVAVGEGEVNFDALFEALREMNFAHRTFKVGGESIISAALFGYPEKMKYQAVETRELIERELLGNEGA; encoded by the coding sequence ATGAAAATCGCTTTTGATGTGGATGTAATCCGAGATCTTGGCATCACGCGCATGGTGCATCAGGTGGCTGAATGGGGTTACAAGTACATCGAGCAGTCGCCGCATCCACAGATCAATCCGTTCTATAAACATCCGAAAGCCAGCCGTGAAATCATGCGCGAATACAAAAATGCGCTAAACGCCACCGGGCTGGAAATCTCTTCGTTCATTACCGTTTATCGCTGGTCTGGTCCGGATGAACTGCGGCGTCAGGCTGCGGTGAAGAACTGGAAACGCATGATCGAGATTGCCGTGGAAATGAACGTGCAGGTCATCAACACCGAGCTTTCCGGTAATCCGAACGAGCCCGAAATATGTGAAGAGATGTTTTATCGCTCGATGGAAGAACTGTTACCGATCTTCGAACGTGAGGGTATCCGCGTCGAAATTCAGGCACATCCGTGGGATTTCTGCGAGCACAGTAACGAAACCGCCGACATCGTGAAGTCGTTCCGAAGCGAGAACGTGAAGTATATCTACAGCGCACCACACACCTTCTATTACGACAAAGGCGTCGGCGATGTGAAAAATATGCTGCATTACGCCGGAGACGATCTGTCGCATATGCTAATTGCCGATACCATGAACCATACCAAACACTGCCGCTACATTGTTAACCCGCCGGGCGTAGATGCCACTATCCACCAGCACGTGGCAGTTGGGGAAGGTGAAGTGAATTTCGATGCGCTGTTTGAAGCACTGCGCGAGATGAATTTTGCCCATCGCACGTTCAAGGTTGGCGGCGAGTCGATTATCTCTGCGGCGCTGTTCGGTTATCCGGAAAAGATGAAGTATCAGGCAGTTGAAACGCGCGAGCTGATCGAGCGTGAGCTGCTGGGAAATGAAGGAGCTTAA
- the yghU gene encoding glutathione-dependent disulfide-bond oxidoreductase, which produces MSEHQYQPAKVWTWDPEAKGNGAKTNRPTAGPTHEKNLPVGKHPLQLYSLGTPNGQKITILLEELLAVGAKDAEYDAWLIRIGDGDQFSSGFVDVNPNSKIPALSDHSVTPPQRVFESGNILLYLAEKFGHFLPTSLAGRTETLNWLFWLQGSAPYLGGGFGHFYHYAPEKIEYAINRFTLEAKRQLDVLDRQLADNRFLAGDEYTIADIATWPWYGNLVLNNQYGGSEFLDAQSYKNVVRWAKEIAERPAVIRGRKVNRAFGAEPQDQLLERHDAADFDNNTEDKRQARGEK; this is translated from the coding sequence ATGTCGGAACATCAGTATCAGCCCGCGAAAGTCTGGACCTGGGACCCGGAAGCCAAAGGTAACGGCGCGAAAACCAACCGTCCAACCGCCGGGCCGACGCATGAGAAAAACCTGCCAGTTGGCAAACATCCGCTGCAGCTTTACTCGCTCGGCACGCCAAACGGCCAGAAAATTACCATCCTGCTGGAAGAGCTGCTGGCGGTTGGGGCGAAAGACGCCGAGTACGATGCCTGGCTGATTCGTATCGGCGATGGCGATCAGTTCTCCAGCGGTTTTGTTGATGTGAACCCGAACTCAAAAATTCCGGCGCTCAGCGATCACTCGGTTACCCCGCCGCAGCGCGTGTTTGAATCGGGCAACATTCTGCTCTATCTGGCAGAGAAATTTGGCCACTTCCTGCCGACCTCGCTGGCAGGACGCACGGAAACGCTCAACTGGCTGTTCTGGCTGCAAGGTTCTGCCCCTTACCTTGGCGGTGGCTTCGGTCACTTCTATCACTACGCGCCGGAAAAAATCGAATACGCTATTAACCGCTTCACGCTGGAAGCCAAGCGTCAGCTTGACGTACTGGATCGCCAGCTGGCGGATAATCGCTTCCTCGCCGGTGACGAATACACCATCGCCGACATCGCCACCTGGCCGTGGTACGGCAATTTGGTACTGAATAATCAGTATGGCGGCAGCGAATTCCTGGATGCGCAGTCGTATAAAAACGTGGTGCGTTGGGCGAAAGAGATTGCCGAGCGTCCGGCGGTGATTCGGGGTCGTAAAGTAAATCGTGCGTTTGGCGCCGAGCCGCAGGATCAGCTGCTGGAACGTCACGATGCCGCTGATTTTGATAACAACACGGAAGACAAACGTCAGGCGCGAGGTGAGAAATAA
- a CDS encoding DUF1330 domain-containing protein, producing MAAYVVFIKDETLDKDELATYAEKAGQARGDHPITPLAFYGALETLEGPQAEGVVVLQFPDAEAAKGWYYSPAYQEAKAHRLKGAKYRVLLVNGVE from the coding sequence ATGGCGGCTTATGTGGTGTTTATTAAGGATGAAACCTTAGACAAAGACGAGCTGGCAACTTACGCAGAAAAAGCAGGCCAGGCGCGTGGCGACCACCCCATTACCCCACTGGCTTTTTACGGTGCGCTGGAAACGCTGGAAGGCCCACAAGCCGAAGGCGTGGTCGTGCTGCAGTTCCCGGACGCTGAGGCGGCGAAGGGCTGGTATTACAGCCCGGCGTATCAGGAAGCCAAAGCGCATCGTCTCAAAGGCGCGAAGTACCGCGTATTGCTGGTTAACGGCGTGGAATAA
- a CDS encoding methyl-accepting chemotaxis protein, with product MIATPLSGPDAVPVEMVSLKRIAQRADRLAVILSWALWPMAIGVGWLNDNLLVALIGGVVLALLATFIGTALRGTLFSRLVLSTLLIGWAGLLIQLGAGETEYHFSVFVLMSALLAWRDIRPILMGAAAAATHHILFNYLQENNLFGVVVFHHPGWDMVLFHALFVVAQTAMLLVIARQMAADARSASEVAELAAQINQQAGYLTLRADTQQSATPFARTFSTTLGTMHGTLHQVSDGVALLLTESDSILARNAALSTRTDEQAQALEVAASAMTEISIAASLTRDKAQSARQLAGETRAVATRGEENIQSAMRSMEKISEESRRVKIILELIDGIAFQTNILSLNASVEAARAGNQGRGFAVVASEVRNLAMRSESAAREIRQLMDASAISTEHGSVQVEHAAQTMREIHSSISGLSQLVTELSEMSEQQNLSIEQIQQSINSIDHSVHHNVQHVAETLQVAQQQQQQANALKQAIALFRLG from the coding sequence ATGATCGCAACGCCCTTGTCAGGCCCGGACGCCGTGCCGGTAGAAATGGTTTCGCTCAAGCGTATCGCACAGCGGGCTGATCGTCTGGCGGTAATCCTCAGCTGGGCACTGTGGCCAATGGCGATCGGCGTTGGCTGGCTCAATGACAACCTTCTGGTGGCGCTGATTGGCGGTGTGGTGCTGGCGCTGTTGGCAACCTTTATTGGTACCGCACTGCGCGGCACGCTGTTTTCGCGTTTGGTTTTGTCCACGCTGTTAATTGGCTGGGCGGGTTTGCTGATTCAACTCGGCGCTGGCGAGACTGAATACCATTTTTCGGTGTTTGTGCTGATGTCGGCGCTGTTAGCATGGCGCGATATTCGTCCGATACTGATGGGCGCGGCCGCGGCGGCGACGCATCACATCTTGTTCAATTATCTGCAAGAAAATAACCTGTTTGGCGTGGTGGTGTTCCATCATCCTGGCTGGGATATGGTGCTATTCCACGCGCTGTTTGTGGTGGCGCAAACGGCCATGCTGCTGGTGATTGCGCGCCAGATGGCGGCCGATGCGCGCTCTGCCAGCGAAGTGGCTGAGCTGGCGGCACAGATCAATCAGCAAGCCGGATATCTTACATTGCGCGCCGATACTCAGCAGAGCGCGACGCCCTTTGCCCGCACCTTCAGCACCACGCTCGGCACCATGCACGGCACGTTACATCAGGTTAGCGATGGCGTTGCTCTGCTGCTAACCGAGTCCGATAGCATTCTTGCGCGTAACGCCGCGCTCTCTACGCGTACGGATGAACAGGCGCAGGCGCTGGAGGTGGCAGCCAGCGCGATGACCGAAATCAGCATCGCCGCCAGCTTAACCCGTGACAAAGCGCAGAGCGCACGCCAACTGGCAGGTGAGACCCGCGCCGTTGCCACGCGCGGCGAGGAGAATATTCAGTCGGCGATGCGCTCGATGGAAAAAATTAGCGAAGAGTCGAGGCGAGTGAAAATCATTCTGGAGCTGATCGACGGTATCGCATTTCAAACCAATATCCTGTCGCTAAATGCCTCGGTGGAAGCGGCGCGTGCCGGTAATCAGGGGCGCGGTTTTGCCGTGGTCGCCAGTGAAGTGCGCAATCTGGCGATGCGCAGCGAGAGTGCGGCGCGGGAAATTCGTCAGCTGATGGATGCCAGTGCTATCAGCACCGAGCATGGCAGCGTGCAGGTGGAACACGCGGCGCAAACCATGCGCGAGATTCATAGCAGTATTAGCGGATTATCGCAGCTGGTGACGGAGCTGTCGGAGATGAGTGAGCAGCAGAATCTGAGTATTGAGCAGATTCAGCAGAGCATTAATAGTATCGATCACAGTGTGCATCATAACGTGCAGCACGTGGCTGAAACACTGCAGGTGGCGCAGCAGCAACAGCAGCAGGCGAATGCGCTTAAGCAGGCGATTGCGTTATTCAGGTTGGGATAA